Proteins co-encoded in one Zerene cesonia ecotype Mississippi chromosome 3, Zerene_cesonia_1.1, whole genome shotgun sequence genomic window:
- the LOC119839482 gene encoding myosin light chain 1 isoform X1, giving the protein MSDLSKNDIERASFAFSIYDFTGNGKIDAYNLGDVLRALNSNPTLATIEKLGGTKKKGEKQLSVEEFLPIYAQCKKDKDQGVYEDFLECLKLYDKNENGLMLAAELTHTLLALGEKLNDEEVAEITKDCMDPEDDDGMIPYASFLKKMVEGWSPKKTEGAAAPAEAPAQG; this is encoded by the exons ATG AGCGACCTCAGCAAAAACGACATCGAAA GGGCATCCTTCGCCTTCTCCATCTACGATTTTACCGGAAATGGTAAAATCGACGCTTACAATCTGGGTGACGTCCTGAGGGCGCTCAACTCCAACCCCACACTGGCTACCATCGAGAAACTCGGTGGCACTAAGAAGAAGGGCGAGAAGCAACTTTCG gttGAAGAGTTCCTTCCCATCTACGCCCAGTGCAAGAAAGACAAAGACCAGGGCGTCTATGAAGACTTCTTAGAATGTCTGAAACTGTACGACAAGAATGAGAACGGTCTGATGCTTGCTGCTGAGCTGACGCACACACTCCTTGCTTTAG GTGAAAAACTCAATGATGAAGAAGTAGCGGAAATCACAAAGGACTGCATGGACCCTGAAGACGACGACGGCATGATCCCATATGCAT CTTTCCTCAAAAAAATGGTTGAAGGCTGGTCACCCAAAAAGACGGAAGGCGCGGCGGCACCGGCAGAGGCGCCAGCGCAAGGCTAA
- the LOC119839482 gene encoding myosin light chain alkali isoform X2 → MSDLSKNDIERASFAFSIYDFTGNGKIDAYNLGDVLRALNSNPTLATIEKLGGTKKKGEKQLSVEEFLPIYAQCKKDKDQGVYEDFLECLKLYDKNENGLMLAAELTHTLLALGEKLNDEEVAEITKDCMDPEDDDGMIPYASFLKKVMA, encoded by the exons ATG AGCGACCTCAGCAAAAACGACATCGAAA GGGCATCCTTCGCCTTCTCCATCTACGATTTTACCGGAAATGGTAAAATCGACGCTTACAATCTGGGTGACGTCCTGAGGGCGCTCAACTCCAACCCCACACTGGCTACCATCGAGAAACTCGGTGGCACTAAGAAGAAGGGCGAGAAGCAACTTTCG gttGAAGAGTTCCTTCCCATCTACGCCCAGTGCAAGAAAGACAAAGACCAGGGCGTCTATGAAGACTTCTTAGAATGTCTGAAACTGTACGACAAGAATGAGAACGGTCTGATGCTTGCTGCTGAGCTGACGCACACACTCCTTGCTTTAG GTGAAAAACTCAATGATGAAGAAGTAGCGGAAATCACAAAGGACTGCATGGACCCTGAAGACGACGACGGCATGATCCCATATGCAT CATTCCTGAAGAAGGTGATGGCGTAG
- the LOC119839207 gene encoding uncharacterized protein LOC119839207, protein MTNKDAERDIHRDPRMATLLAVHLVSQVLDEAYVIANAAQDSDNPTNVNDHSLIGQGDEEFTGDTDESKSTSLFITNLFDMSDVERDMSLIEPVLMQDKPEPHDDINNNETTTKHDIASYEKAYLTLNRDYEHYSDDEEPVLQDPKGLSMHEIELMAGGSAGDNCPQEKQTKNKELAAISGVSSSGLGSKKSSLIRRCRTQGARLLSCLRGWWWRRRFHGKRRDSRMHGSIRLHCPLSPDARRRAASLLDQRHLRTPSPSRSVVWKFNTVNEALVHSAQWKEFASKIDFSENENS, encoded by the exons ATGACTAATAAGGATG CTGAAAGAGATATACATCGCGATCCACGAATGGCTACTTTGTTAGCGGTGCATCTAGTAAGTCAGGTTCTGGACGAGGCGTATGTTATTGCAAACGCTGCTCAAGATTCTG ataATCCCACAAATGTGAACGACCATTCTCTTATAGGCCAAGGGGATGAAGAATTTACA GGTGATACAGATGAGTCGAAATCAACATCTTTGTTCATAACGAATCTTTTTGACATGAGCGATGTAGAGCGTGATATGAGTTTGATTGAACCAGTTCTAATGCAAGATAAACCGGAACCACacgat gacATTAACAACAATGAAACAACAACTAAACACGATATAGCTTCTTATGAAAAAGCCTACTTAACTCTAAATC GAGATTATGAACATTACTCTGACGATGAAGAACCTGTTCTTCAAGACCCTAAAGGGCTATCAATGCACGAAATTGAGCTTATGGCTGGGGGCTCTGCTGGCGACAATTGCCCTCAAGAAAAACAAACG AAAAACAAGGAATTAGCAGCAATATCGGGAGTGTCAAGCTCTGGCCTTGGTTCGAAGAAAAGTAGCTTAATCCGTCGCTGTCGCACTCAAGGAGCTAGACTCTTATCTTGCCTCCGAGGGTGGTGGTGGAGACGCAGGTTTCATGGAAAACGCAGG gatTCTCGAATGCATGGATCAATTCGTCTCCACTGTCCCTTATCACCTGATGCCCGACGCCGAGCAGCTAGTCTACTTGACCAACGTCATCTAAGGACACCTTCTCCGTCCAGATCCGTAGTTTGGAAGTTCAACACTGTCAATGAGGCTCTAGTTCATTCCGCCCAATGGAAAGAGTTCGCATCGAAAATTGATTTTAGTGAAAACGAAaactcttaa